One part of the Dyadobacter sp. 676 genome encodes these proteins:
- the typA gene encoding translational GTPase TypA, giving the protein MQAIRNIAIIAHVDHGKTTLVDKIIHASKLFRDNQEFDDLILDNNDLERERGITIVSKNVSVRYKDVKINVIDTPGHADFGGEVERVLKMADGVLLLVDAFEGPMPQTRFVLGKAITLGLKPIVVVNKVDKENCRPEEVQENVFDLMFNLGATEDQLDFVTVYGSSKQGWMGPDWQKPTEDITFLLDTIIEQIPAPKVTEGNLQMQITSLDYNAFVGRIAIGRVHRGTIKEGSTVTLCKAGGVMKKVKIKEVQLFEGLGKTKVTEVSAGDICAVTGIEDFEIGDTIADAENPEALPRIAVDEPTMNMLFTINNSPFFGKEGKFVTSRHIRDRLLKETEKNLALRVEPTDTEDKFLVYGRGILHLSVLIETMRREGYELQVGQPQVLYKEDENGQRLEPIETLVVDVPEETAGKVIELATQRKGELLVMEPKGDLQHLEFEIPSRGLIGLRSNVLTATQGEAVMTHRFKSFEPFRGPIPGRLNGSIISKNTGPATGYTLDKLQDRGRFFVDPGDEVYGGQVVGEHNRPNDIVVNLQEAKKLTNMRASGSDDGLRIAPKINFSLEESMEYIQKDEYLEVTPQSMRMRKIYLDENDRKRYASKLEMA; this is encoded by the coding sequence ATGCAAGCCATTCGTAACATCGCAATTATTGCGCACGTTGACCACGGCAAAACCACTTTGGTCGACAAAATCATCCACGCGTCAAAGCTGTTTCGCGACAATCAGGAATTCGACGACCTGATTCTCGACAACAACGATCTGGAACGTGAGCGTGGGATTACAATTGTTTCCAAGAACGTATCGGTACGTTACAAAGATGTCAAGATCAATGTAATCGATACACCGGGTCACGCGGACTTCGGTGGCGAGGTAGAACGCGTACTTAAAATGGCGGATGGCGTATTGTTGCTGGTCGATGCATTTGAAGGCCCGATGCCCCAAACCCGTTTCGTGCTGGGCAAAGCCATCACGCTCGGCCTGAAACCGATCGTGGTTGTAAACAAGGTAGATAAGGAAAACTGCCGTCCGGAAGAAGTTCAGGAAAATGTATTCGACCTGATGTTCAACCTCGGTGCTACCGAGGACCAGCTCGACTTCGTGACCGTGTACGGTTCGTCGAAACAAGGCTGGATGGGCCCTGACTGGCAGAAACCGACCGAAGATATTACATTCCTTCTCGACACGATCATCGAGCAGATTCCTGCTCCAAAAGTAACGGAAGGTAACCTGCAAATGCAGATCACTTCACTGGATTATAATGCATTCGTAGGCCGTATCGCCATCGGCCGTGTACATCGTGGAACGATCAAGGAAGGATCAACCGTGACGCTTTGCAAAGCCGGCGGTGTAATGAAGAAGGTGAAAATCAAAGAAGTACAGCTGTTCGAGGGTTTGGGTAAAACCAAGGTAACCGAAGTAAGCGCTGGCGATATCTGCGCGGTAACAGGCATCGAAGATTTCGAAATCGGCGATACGATCGCCGACGCCGAAAATCCCGAAGCATTGCCACGCATCGCGGTGGACGAGCCTACCATGAACATGCTCTTCACGATCAACAATTCGCCGTTCTTTGGCAAGGAAGGCAAATTCGTTACCTCGCGGCATATCCGCGACAGATTGTTAAAAGAAACTGAGAAAAACCTCGCATTGCGCGTGGAACCAACGGATACGGAGGACAAATTCCTCGTTTACGGCCGCGGTATCCTCCATTTGTCGGTATTGATCGAAACTATGCGTCGTGAAGGTTACGAATTGCAGGTAGGGCAACCGCAAGTTCTCTACAAAGAAGACGAAAACGGCCAGCGCCTCGAACCGATCGAGACATTGGTTGTGGACGTACCGGAAGAAACCGCCGGAAAAGTGATCGAACTGGCGACGCAGCGCAAAGGTGAGCTATTGGTCATGGAACCGAAAGGCGATTTGCAACACCTCGAATTCGAAATCCCTTCACGTGGCTTGATCGGGCTGCGCTCGAACGTGCTCACCGCTACCCAAGGCGAAGCCGTAATGACCCACCGTTTCAAGAGCTTCGAGCCATTCCGCGGACCGATTCCCGGCCGTCTGAACGGATCGATTATTTCGAAAAACACAGGCCCGGCAACCGGTTACACCCTCGATAAACTGCAAGATCGCGGACGTTTCTTCGTGGATCCGGGCGATGAGGTTTACGGCGGACAAGTAGTAGGCGAACACAACCGTCCGAACGACATCGTGGTGAACTTGCAGGAAGCGAAAAAGCTGACCAACATGCGTGCTTCCGGCTCGGACGACGGGTTGCGTATTGCCCCGAAAATTAATTTCTCCCTGGAAGAATCAATGGAATACATCCAGAAAGACGAATACCTGGAAGTGACCCCGCAGAGCATGCGCATGCGGAAAATATACCTGGATGAAAACGATCGCAAGCGTTATGCGTCCAAACTGGAAATGGCCTGA
- a CDS encoding Dabb family protein: MFIHNVFFWLKEKDNEEARQALLAGIKSLEAIESIESAYIGSPAATRRPVIDATYDFAEILIFKDEAAHDAYQVHPLHKKFVEECAHLWERVLIYDVEA; the protein is encoded by the coding sequence ATGTTTATCCATAATGTATTCTTCTGGTTGAAGGAAAAGGACAACGAAGAAGCAAGACAAGCCCTGCTGGCCGGCATCAAATCACTCGAAGCAATCGAATCCATCGAATCGGCTTATATCGGTTCTCCGGCTGCGACCCGCAGACCTGTCATCGACGCCACTTATGACTTTGCCGAGATACTGATTTTCAAGGACGAAGCCGCTCATGACGCATACCAGGTACATCCGCTCCACAAAAAATTCGTGGAAGAATGCGCTCACCTCTGGGAACGTGTGCTTATCTACGACGTGGAAGCATAA
- a CDS encoding TraB/GumN family protein, with product MKKILSPLLFCLFCALSKAQVPAEHSLLWEITGPGLSKPSYLFGTIHLICPTDFGLSDSLKSALARTEQVALEMDMDDPGMMAGMMKTMNMTAGNELKKLVTAQEYDRLDRFFKDSVHVGLSMFERAKPFVLMGPLFNTVLDCQPQSYEMALMELAGKQKSEVIGIETLEEQMAIFDTIPYQDQAKMLLNLIDSLPAARKEFRSLVALYKAQDINELYRMTLKSEFGMEGNEEVMLFARNRKWVPRIRRIAGGKPTFFAVGAAHLGGEKGVIALLRKEGFKVRAVK from the coding sequence ATGAAAAAGATATTGTCTCCGCTATTGTTTTGCCTTTTCTGCGCATTGTCGAAAGCGCAGGTGCCGGCCGAACATTCGCTGCTTTGGGAAATCACAGGACCGGGATTATCGAAGCCCTCCTATCTGTTCGGAACCATTCACCTCATTTGTCCGACCGATTTCGGGTTAAGCGATTCATTGAAATCTGCCCTCGCACGTACGGAGCAGGTGGCGTTGGAAATGGATATGGACGATCCGGGGATGATGGCCGGGATGATGAAAACAATGAATATGACTGCGGGTAACGAGTTGAAAAAGCTCGTTACCGCACAGGAATACGACCGGCTTGACCGGTTTTTCAAAGATTCGGTGCACGTCGGTCTGTCCATGTTCGAACGGGCGAAGCCATTCGTTTTGATGGGGCCGCTGTTTAATACGGTGCTGGATTGTCAGCCGCAATCCTATGAAATGGCGCTGATGGAACTGGCGGGAAAGCAGAAGTCGGAGGTGATCGGTATCGAGACGCTGGAAGAGCAAATGGCCATTTTTGATACCATTCCCTATCAAGACCAGGCGAAAATGCTACTCAATCTAATCGACAGCCTGCCCGCCGCACGAAAAGAGTTCAGAAGCCTTGTGGCCCTATATAAGGCGCAAGACATCAACGAACTCTACCGGATGACGCTGAAAAGCGAATTTGGGATGGAAGGTAACGAAGAAGTAATGCTTTTTGCCCGTAACCGGAAGTGGGTGCCGCGCATACGCAGGATCGCGGGCGGGAAGCCAACGTTCTTCGCAGTTGGAGCGGCGCATCTCGGGGGTGAGAAAGGTGTTATCGCGTTGCTGCGGAAAGAGGGGTTTAAGGTAAGGGCGGTGAAGTGA
- a CDS encoding NADH-quinone oxidoreductase subunit N has translation MDINDQLQHIRQSLGGTIPELFLAVFFCVFLLAELIFVKRFGKEKATSYLLNLAFAGSLVSLVLVAGQWNAAPSYRFEPLLFLDRQAVFFKILVTMAWAFTLLHVRILKYDFPAEFHALLIAAVAGLHLLTMATHLLSIYLSLELISISSYLLVALSPYKKAAEGGIKYLLFGTASSAVMLYGISLIYGLSGTLDITDDALTVGLSNNSDLVVTVTIVLTLAGLLFKLSLVPFHIWTPDVYEAAPTPLVSFLSVAPKAAVVLVLMRLAGILPVQFFPVLGGIALISMTVGNVAALWQKNARRLLAYSSIAQAGYLLVGIAAYSRFGFEAAVFYTAAYLIINLAAFFLVDLLQPRQETELKDYEGLGRSYVWISGILTIVMVALAGLPPTGGFTSKLLVFSALWESYHDQELTWMLWLLVGGILNAAISLAYYMRLPYLLFFRTVRAEAVSTNNSASGKLVAGLFLVALLMLFFSPEWLTRWISSF, from the coding sequence TTGGACATCAACGATCAGCTTCAACATATACGCCAGAGCCTCGGCGGCACTATCCCCGAGCTATTCCTGGCTGTATTCTTCTGTGTGTTCCTGCTCGCCGAACTGATTTTCGTCAAACGCTTCGGCAAGGAAAAAGCTACGTCCTATCTGTTGAACCTGGCATTCGCGGGCAGCCTGGTATCGTTGGTATTAGTGGCAGGCCAATGGAATGCCGCACCCTCCTACCGGTTCGAGCCGTTGCTTTTTCTCGACAGGCAGGCCGTGTTTTTTAAAATCCTGGTTACTATGGCCTGGGCTTTCACGCTATTACATGTCCGGATTCTAAAATACGATTTCCCCGCCGAATTCCATGCATTGCTGATCGCCGCCGTGGCCGGCCTGCATTTGCTGACGATGGCGACTCATCTGCTGTCGATTTACCTTTCACTCGAACTTATTTCGATCAGCTCCTATCTGCTGGTTGCATTGTCGCCCTACAAAAAGGCAGCGGAAGGCGGCATCAAATACCTCCTCTTCGGAACGGCCAGCTCGGCGGTAATGCTCTACGGCATTTCCCTGATCTACGGCCTCAGCGGTACGCTCGATATTACCGACGACGCCCTGACCGTCGGACTGAGCAATAATTCCGATCTGGTAGTAACGGTCACCATTGTACTAACGCTCGCCGGACTGCTCTTCAAGCTCTCGCTTGTACCGTTCCATATCTGGACGCCCGACGTTTACGAAGCCGCGCCCACGCCTTTGGTATCGTTTCTTTCGGTAGCACCCAAGGCGGCTGTTGTATTGGTACTTATGCGCCTGGCAGGCATTTTACCGGTCCAATTTTTCCCTGTTCTCGGCGGGATCGCACTGATCAGCATGACTGTCGGTAACGTAGCAGCCCTTTGGCAGAAAAATGCGCGGCGCCTCCTGGCTTATTCCTCCATCGCGCAGGCCGGCTATCTGCTGGTCGGGATTGCCGCATACAGCCGTTTTGGCTTCGAGGCAGCTGTTTTCTACACCGCCGCCTATCTCATCATAAACCTGGCTGCTTTCTTTCTGGTTGACCTGCTGCAACCCAGGCAAGAAACCGAACTCAAAGATTACGAAGGCCTCGGGCGCAGTTATGTCTGGATTTCGGGCATTCTCACAATCGTAATGGTGGCTCTCGCTGGCTTACCTCCCACCGGCGGGTTTACCTCCAAGCTGCTTGTTTTTTCGGCTCTCTGGGAAAGCTACCACGACCAGGAACTGACCTGGATGCTGTGGCTGCTTGTAGGCGGGATCTTAAACGCCGCTATTTCCCTTGCATATTATATGCGCTTGCCGTATCTGTTATTTTTCAGGACTGTCAGAGCAGAAGCGGTCAGCACCAACAACAGTGCCTCCGGAAAACTGGTCGCCGGGCTTTTCCTCGTAGCCCTGCTTATGCTATTTTTCAGTCCCGAGTGGCTGACGCGCTGGATTTCGTCGTTTTGA
- a CDS encoding alkaline phosphatase family protein, which produces MKTRLSLLLWLMLAAGITPNALSQAAKNRKVVFVIVDGISSDSKEKIATPHLDAIAQAGGYTRAYVGGGKGTYSQTPTISAVGYNSLLTGTWVNKHNVWDNDIKDPNYNYWTLFRFLEEQYSQKRTAIFSTWLDNRTKLVGTNLLQTDKLQIDYSFDGFELDTVHFKHDKQSEYIHRIDEKVVDEAATYIHDNGPDMSWVYLEYTDDMGHKYGDSEQFHKAIRIMDDQMGRIWKSIGYREKNFDEDWLMVITTDHGRDAKTGKCHGGQSDRERSTWIVTNAKDLNSNFKATPGIVDIFPTVARHMDIHIPKEQAFEVDGVAFTGKLSVMSPVMQKSVGKVTISWKAVEKEGKVKIWLATTNHFEKGGRDLYYLMDEVDVTSEKAEIDISKYPSGFFKIVLEGKYNSVNRWIVEK; this is translated from the coding sequence ATGAAAACCCGCCTTTCCTTACTGCTATGGCTGATGCTGGCCGCAGGCATTACTCCAAATGCCCTTTCTCAGGCTGCTAAAAACAGAAAAGTCGTCTTTGTGATCGTAGACGGCATTTCCAGCGACAGCAAGGAAAAAATCGCGACGCCGCACCTGGACGCGATCGCACAAGCGGGTGGCTACACACGTGCATACGTAGGCGGCGGCAAAGGCACCTACTCGCAAACACCGACGATCTCCGCCGTGGGTTACAATAGCTTGCTGACCGGCACCTGGGTGAACAAGCACAATGTTTGGGATAATGATATTAAAGACCCGAACTATAACTACTGGACGCTCTTCCGCTTTTTGGAAGAACAATATTCACAAAAACGCACCGCCATTTTTTCCACCTGGCTCGATAATCGTACGAAGCTGGTAGGTACCAACCTCCTACAAACCGATAAACTGCAAATCGATTATTCTTTCGACGGTTTCGAACTGGATACGGTGCATTTCAAGCACGACAAACAGAGCGAATACATTCACAGGATCGATGAAAAAGTGGTGGACGAAGCGGCCACTTACATACACGACAATGGCCCCGATATGTCGTGGGTTTACCTCGAATACACCGACGATATGGGTCATAAATACGGCGACAGCGAGCAGTTTCATAAAGCCATTCGAATAATGGACGACCAAATGGGCCGGATTTGGAAATCCATCGGCTATCGTGAAAAGAATTTCGACGAGGATTGGCTCATGGTAATCACCACCGACCATGGCCGCGACGCCAAAACCGGCAAATGCCACGGCGGCCAAAGCGACCGCGAACGAAGCACCTGGATCGTTACCAATGCGAAGGACTTGAATTCCAACTTTAAGGCTACGCCCGGGATAGTCGACATTTTCCCGACCGTGGCGCGGCATATGGACATTCACATTCCCAAAGAGCAGGCATTCGAAGTAGATGGCGTCGCATTTACAGGCAAACTTTCGGTAATGTCGCCAGTCATGCAGAAATCGGTGGGGAAAGTCACCATTTCCTGGAAAGCCGTTGAAAAAGAAGGCAAGGTGAAGATTTGGCTCGCCACGACAAATCATTTCGAAAAAGGCGGTCGCGACCTGTATTACCTGATGGACGAAGTGGATGTGACCAGCGAAAAAGCCGAAATAGATATTTCGAAATATCCTTCCGGCTTTTTCAAGATTGTTCTCGAAGGAAAATACAACAGTGTGAACCGCTGGATCGTGGAAAAATAG
- a CDS encoding M28 family peptidase has product MNKNLLAGLLLSVNTLAWAQERLPQERLPQERLPQDDVARYAASITPSDLKKHLVIIASDSLEGRDTGSPGQKKAAEYVSKYYQQYGLEPIATDADGSKSYLQKYKLYKRSWGEVYVKAGAKKYEFNKDFYLNGLLDIPDEVTTNLVTAGYGIEEGSYSDYADLDVKGKSVVVFDGEPKSSGGKYLLSGNTEKTKWSGPVSWQVKAKLAQEKGAKYVFLITDKTGEDLDKEIRQRAVMARRFSAPTLKPVRENPSGIAAFVVSGNVAAEMLGTSPLKLNKLKAEIDKSGKPVSKEFTGTASLKVGRVSETIDTENVAAFMEGSDKKDEVLVISAHLDHIGISENGEINNGADDDGSGTVSLLELAEAFSKAKADGKGPRRSILFLNVTGEEKGLFGSEYYSENPLLPLKNTIADLNIDMIGRVDEAHKNDHRYVYLIGSDKLSSKLHEISEEANKKYVNFKLDYTFNDPKDPNRFYYRSDHYNFAKMGIPVIFYFTGVHEDYHRPGDDVEKILFDKQSEIVKLVFYTAWELVNRDERIVVDSHKD; this is encoded by the coding sequence ATGAATAAGAACCTACTGGCTGGATTACTCCTGTCTGTTAACACCCTGGCATGGGCACAGGAGCGCCTGCCGCAGGAACGCCTGCCGCAGGAACGCCTGCCGCAGGATGATGTAGCCCGATATGCGGCAAGCATTACCCCCTCCGATTTGAAGAAACACCTGGTGATTATCGCGTCGGACAGTCTCGAAGGCCGCGATACCGGCTCTCCCGGCCAGAAGAAGGCGGCCGAGTATGTTTCGAAATACTACCAACAATATGGCTTGGAACCCATTGCGACCGACGCCGACGGTTCGAAGAGCTATTTGCAAAAATATAAGCTGTACAAGCGTAGCTGGGGCGAAGTGTATGTAAAGGCCGGAGCCAAGAAATATGAATTTAATAAAGACTTTTATCTCAATGGATTGCTCGATATTCCGGATGAGGTAACTACAAATCTTGTCACCGCAGGCTACGGAATCGAAGAAGGCAGTTACAGCGATTATGCCGACCTGGATGTGAAGGGCAAATCGGTGGTGGTTTTTGACGGAGAACCGAAATCTTCGGGGGGTAAATATCTGTTGAGCGGAAACACGGAAAAGACCAAATGGAGCGGGCCGGTTTCGTGGCAGGTGAAGGCAAAACTCGCGCAGGAAAAAGGCGCCAAATACGTTTTTTTGATTACCGACAAAACCGGCGAAGACCTCGACAAGGAGATCCGGCAGCGCGCGGTAATGGCCCGGCGGTTCAGTGCGCCTACGTTGAAGCCGGTCCGGGAAAACCCGTCCGGGATAGCGGCGTTTGTGGTTTCGGGCAACGTAGCGGCCGAAATGTTGGGCACTTCCCCTTTGAAACTCAACAAATTGAAAGCTGAAATTGATAAATCGGGCAAACCGGTGTCAAAGGAATTTACGGGGACTGCTTCTCTGAAGGTCGGGCGTGTGAGCGAAACCATCGATACCGAGAATGTGGCTGCTTTCATGGAAGGCTCCGACAAGAAGGATGAGGTGCTGGTGATCAGCGCGCATCTGGACCATATCGGCATTTCTGAAAACGGAGAAATCAATAACGGTGCCGACGACGACGGTTCGGGAACGGTTTCGTTGCTGGAACTTGCGGAGGCGTTCAGCAAAGCGAAAGCGGACGGTAAAGGCCCGCGGAGAAGCATTTTGTTTCTGAATGTGACGGGAGAGGAAAAGGGCCTTTTCGGTTCGGAATATTACTCTGAAAATCCGCTGTTACCGCTCAAAAACACCATCGCGGACTTGAACATCGACATGATCGGCCGGGTGGACGAAGCCCATAAGAATGACCATCGGTACGTATATCTGATCGGTTCGGATAAACTTTCCTCCAAACTGCACGAAATCAGCGAGGAAGCGAACAAAAAATATGTCAATTTCAAACTCGATTACACTTTCAACGACCCGAAAGACCCCAACCGCTTCTACTACCGCTCGGATCATTACAATTTTGCCAAAATGGGCATTCCGGTGATTTTCTATTTTACAGGCGTCCACGAAGATTACCACCGCCCGGGCGACGACGTCGAAAAAATCCTCTTCGACAAGCAGTCGGAAATTGTAAAACTGGTATTTTACACCGCCTGGGAATTGGTAAACCGTGACGAGCGTATTGTGGTGGATAGCCATAAGGATTAG
- a CDS encoding Glu/Leu/Phe/Val dehydrogenase, which yields MSYIEPAPIKDKDNPLESMMQRFDKAVDLLGISEEMYYILKVPRKQVTVGLPVTMDSGEIRTFEGYRVIHSTILGPSKGGIRFDPDVNLDEVRALAAWMTWKCAVVDIPYGGAKGGVACNPREMSPGEIERLMRAYTTALLDVFGPDQDIPAPDMGTGPREMAWLMDEYSKSKGMTIPAVVTGKPLVLGGSLGRTEATGRGVMVSALAGMEKLRINPYRATAAVQGFGNVGSHAALLLRERGVAIHAISDISGAYYNAKGIDVADAIAYRDANKGSLEGYAKAEPISGDDLFTLPVDVLVPAAKEDVITRKNVAGIQARLIVEGANGPTSAKADDIINEKGIMVVPDILANAGGVTVSYFEWVQNRIGYKWTLERINRRTDRIMKDAFDKVYETSLKYKVSLRIAAYIVAIDKVASTYKYRGGF from the coding sequence ATGTCTTACATAGAACCAGCTCCGATTAAGGATAAAGACAATCCGTTGGAGTCAATGATGCAGCGATTCGATAAGGCCGTAGACTTGCTCGGCATCTCCGAAGAAATGTATTATATCCTCAAAGTCCCCCGCAAACAAGTCACGGTAGGGCTGCCCGTAACGATGGATTCCGGCGAAATCCGGACTTTCGAAGGCTATCGTGTGATCCACTCCACCATTCTCGGCCCGAGCAAGGGTGGGATACGTTTCGATCCCGACGTAAATCTGGACGAAGTACGTGCATTGGCGGCCTGGATGACCTGGAAATGTGCGGTAGTGGACATTCCCTATGGCGGTGCGAAGGGGGGCGTCGCATGTAACCCGCGCGAAATGTCCCCCGGAGAAATCGAACGCCTTATGCGTGCCTACACGACCGCATTACTCGATGTTTTCGGCCCCGACCAGGATATTCCCGCGCCCGACATGGGCACTGGTCCGCGCGAGATGGCGTGGCTGATGGATGAATATTCCAAATCGAAGGGCATGACGATCCCGGCTGTGGTAACGGGCAAACCGCTCGTCCTCGGCGGCTCGCTGGGCCGAACCGAAGCGACCGGCCGCGGTGTAATGGTATCCGCACTGGCCGGGATGGAGAAGCTTCGCATTAACCCCTATCGTGCCACGGCGGCGGTCCAGGGTTTCGGCAACGTAGGCTCGCACGCGGCCCTGCTCCTGCGGGAACGCGGCGTGGCTATTCACGCAATCAGCGACATTTCGGGCGCATATTATAATGCCAAGGGAATCGATGTGGCCGATGCCATCGCCTATCGCGACGCTAACAAAGGATCATTGGAAGGTTATGCCAAAGCGGAACCCATCTCGGGCGACGACCTGTTTACATTGCCCGTCGATGTGCTCGTACCTGCGGCGAAAGAAGATGTCATCACCCGCAAAAATGTGGCCGGTATCCAGGCGCGGCTGATCGTGGAAGGCGCCAATGGGCCTACTTCCGCCAAAGCCGACGACATTATCAATGAAAAAGGCATTATGGTGGTGCCCGACATTCTCGCGAATGCAGGCGGCGTAACCGTTTCCTATTTCGAATGGGTCCAAAACCGTATTGGCTACAAATGGACGCTCGAACGCATTAACCGCCGTACCGACCGCATCATGAAGGACGCCTTCGACAAAGTGTACGAAACGTCGTTGAAATATAAGGTGTCGCTACGCATTGCCGCATACATCGTCGCAATCGATAAAGTAGCAAGCACATACAAGTATCGGGGCGGATTTTAA
- a CDS encoding ATP-binding protein: protein MSLSPRFIAVILAFLISLITTTFLAFVDGVSKGMLFVSAISSFISSFFLVLYAVDILVFREVNKMYRTIHKLKMKDFNMAPRKKLIRESNPLKTINDEIFVYVTKKQKEIDELKKLELFRREFLADVSHEFKTPIFAAQGFIHTLLDGAMEDENVRERFLRKAAKNLDSLDVLVKDLLVLSQMETGDIKMNIVPIDIRHLTVGIFSRLENIAKSRNVALKVKPEDMPEVWVKADADRMQQVMLNLIENAIKYGNENGKVIVHFSESKKYIEVEVKDNGPGIPHEHLNRIFERFYRIDKSRSKEIGGTGLGLAIVKHILNAHDTKIAVMSKPDKGTTFSFKLEKAYHQQLPEGKTDDAVNQSNP, encoded by the coding sequence ATGTCGCTAAGTCCCCGTTTCATTGCCGTCATCCTGGCGTTCCTGATTTCGCTTATTACCACTACATTCCTGGCGTTTGTCGATGGCGTTTCGAAAGGGATGCTCTTCGTTTCGGCTATTTCGTCCTTTATTTCCTCGTTTTTCCTCGTGCTTTACGCCGTCGATATCCTTGTTTTCCGTGAAGTCAACAAGATGTACCGCACGATCCACAAGCTGAAAATGAAGGATTTTAATATGGCTCCGCGCAAAAAACTTATCCGTGAATCGAATCCCTTGAAGACGATCAACGACGAGATCTTTGTTTATGTAACCAAAAAACAAAAGGAGATTGACGAGCTCAAAAAGCTGGAATTGTTTCGCAGGGAATTTCTGGCCGATGTTTCACATGAATTCAAAACGCCGATTTTCGCGGCGCAAGGCTTTATCCACACACTGCTCGACGGTGCGATGGAAGACGAAAACGTACGCGAACGGTTCCTGAGGAAGGCGGCGAAGAATCTCGACAGTCTGGATGTTTTGGTAAAGGACCTGCTCGTGCTCTCGCAGATGGAGACGGGCGACATTAAAATGAACATCGTCCCGATCGATATCCGGCATCTTACGGTCGGCATTTTCAGCAGGCTCGAAAATATCGCCAAAAGCCGAAATGTGGCATTGAAAGTTAAACCAGAAGACATGCCGGAAGTATGGGTAAAGGCCGATGCCGACCGGATGCAGCAGGTCATGCTGAACCTCATCGAGAATGCCATTAAATACGGCAATGAAAACGGCAAAGTAATCGTGCATTTCAGCGAAAGCAAAAAATATATCGAGGTGGAAGTGAAGGACAACGGACCCGGCATTCCCCATGAACATTTGAACCGCATTTTCGAGCGTTTCTACCGGATCGATAAAAGCCGGAGCAAAGAAATTGGCGGCACGGGCTTGGGACTTGCCATTGTAAAACATATATTGAATGCCCATGATACCAAAATTGCCGTCATGTCCAAGCCCGACAAGGGTACCACGTTTTCGTTCAAGCTCGAAAAGGCTTATCACCAGCAGCTCCCGGAAGGAAAAACGGACGATGCCGTCAATCAATCGAATCCATAA